In Melopsittacus undulatus isolate bMelUnd1 chromosome 6, bMelUnd1.mat.Z, whole genome shotgun sequence, the following proteins share a genomic window:
- the LOC101871797 gene encoding vitellogenin-1-like: MRGLIFALVLTVVGSQHLNYQPDFSENKVYSFNYESILLSGLPEKGLARAGIRIKSKVEISGIGPKLCLIRIHSVEAAEYNGVWPTSSFSRSLKLTQVLTGELSIPIKFEYSNGHVGNLKAPDSVSDDALNIYRGILNVLELSLKKMQHSYSLQEAGIGGICNTTYAIQENKRANLVYVTKSKDLNSCEEKVQLLTGSAYTQPCQTCQQRNRNSQATATYNYKIKYTRNEAVITQADVEEIHQFAPFNEITGGNAIVEARQKLALTDVQKQTAEVPPKEFQDRGSLQYQFGSELLQLPVHLFRIKNVESQIEESLQDLVETKSEQLPSDAPAKALKLMHLFRAANEEDYESVWKQFSSQPVYRRYILDIIPAVASHRALRFLRHKMERQELTNWEAAQTVLVALHSNTPTRDTMEEATLIVKKHCPRSSTVLGKACYLSYASLCHKQCYSSDSCSECLQLLHGFAGEALSKSNTEEISLALKALGNVGHPASIKHIKKFLPGYAAGASDLPLKVHATAVMALKNIGMKDPKMVQAITLEIFLNQKLHPRIRMLAAVVLLETKPGLPILMTLTNAVLKEPSMQVASFIYSHVRALGRSTAPDLQAMASACRMAIRALSAKFDRSGYQFSKVFRFSMFKEILMSGLAAKYLVLNNAGSLIPTMAMSQLRTHFLGRVADPLEVGITVEGLQEIFAKGYSPDRDWETDYDFKEILKKLSDWKAFSSDKPFASGYLKMFGQELFFGGLDKNAIQNALQAWYGPEKIPSIRKIISSLQSGVARQWTKALLSSEIRRIVPTCTGFPTETSFYYSSVTKVAGNVQAQITPSPKSDFRLTDLLNANIRLRSKMSISMAKEMTFVMGINTHIVQAGLEAHSKINAHVPVNVVATVQMKEKNIKIEIPPCKDETNIITLRSKTFAVTRNIGDLDASKMTPVLLPEAVPDIIKMSFDSDSASIETDNIRDRQSEEDASLGISFGRSSSRKEPFVQSVCSNASTFGVQVCIERKSINAAFIKNVPLYYLVGEHALRMSFKPVYTEAPIEKLQVTIQAGDQAPTKMVRLVTFEDPEEQVHSRKEALKRVKKILDDTDDQGIRKPRSSSSSASSTSGSDESAASSPSSSNSDNRASQGATQINLKRRESKEKKFYPFGDSGGSSSSGSSSSSSGSSSSGSSSSSSSSKSSSSKSSSSSSKSSSSSGSSSSSSSSSSKSSSSSSKSSSSSKSSSSSSSSSKSSSSSSSSKSSSSKSSSSSSSSKSSSNSSKSPSSSSKGSRSSRSSSSRSSSSSSKSSSSRSSSSSSKISGIKPKAKKQSKTTPFPLVSAPEEERSVREQKRKTQSSSRSTSSGSSSSSESTGAFHRHSKYDRQAEMKHVKSQFNSHSTDVSTEWENRLPKVYQLHFRSAKVHWHPDRKISSSSSSSSSKWGSRHSNSSSSSSYHHGENTGHSSKRKYTSRKDSSYHSRGCSLTRECNFLGDVIPPGITIVAQAVRSDNRNQGYQATAYVRSDAAKVDVQLVVVQLAETNWKACADAVILPLKAQARLRWGKECRDYRIAATATTGKLARKPAVQLKVQWRSLPSWIKKTSSAFMKYVPGAALVLGFSEVQQRNPSREVIVRAAATSPRTIDAVIKAPGVTLYYQALRMPFTLPLGPSPTYETRDITAWNLFPEIASQIAQEDQSTCEVREGDFKTFDHVSHTYTFNKSCNLIVAQDCAERPKFIITMRNVDPQSFSREVHINTSSANIAIYPAANSSLLVACNEEPVLSRSGVSEYEKYNVKISKNETTVTVEAPIHGLKKVTFDGVILKVTVASWMRGKTCGICGNNDREKHNELLMPNHKLAHSCSTFVHSWVLLEESCSGGCKLQRSYVKLNRNPTIDGEESMCYSVDPVLKCMKDCTPIKQTSVKVGFHCFPKDTAVSLLEWQRSSDKKFASEDVVESVDADIDCTCTGSCS; encoded by the exons GCTGGAATTGGAGGTATTTGTAACACAACGTATGCAATTCAGGAAAACAAGAGAGCGAATCTAGTTTATGTGACCAAATCCAAGGACCTGAACAGTTGTGAAGAGAAAGTGCAACTCCTCACAGGTTCAGCATACACTCAACCATGCCAGACCTGCCAGCAG AGAAACAGGAATTCCCAGGCAACTGCTACTTATAATTACAAAATCAAGTATACACGTAATGAAGCTGTAATTACACAAGCTGATGTTGAGGAAATCCACCAGTTTGCACCCTTCAATGAGATAACAGGAGGAAATGCTATAGTGGAAGCAAG GCAGAAACTTGCTTTGACTGATGTGCAGAAGCAAACGGCCGAGGTCCCACCAAAAGAATTTCAGGATCGTGGGTCACTTCAGTACCAGTTTGGTAGTGAATTACTTCAGCTTCCTGTCCAtttattcagaataaaaaatgtGGAAAGCCAG ATAGAGGAAAGTCTGCAAGACCTAGTAGAGACCAAGTCTGAACAGCTTCCCAGTGATGCACCAGCAAAAGCCCTCAAGCTCATGCACCTCTTCCGGGCAGCAAATGAGGAGGATTATGAGTCGGTGTGGAAGCAGTTCTCCAGCCAGCCAGTGTACAG GCGCTACATTTTGGATATAATTCCTGCAGTTGCCAGTCACCGTGCACTCAGGTTCTTGAGGCATAAAATGGAAAGGCAAGAACTCACCAACTGGGAAGCAGCTCAGACGGTGCTGGTGGCTCTGCACTCAAACACACCAACTAGGGACACAATGGAGGAAGCAACG CTGATTGTGAAAAAACATTGCCCACGCTCAAGTACTGTACTTGGAAAGGCTTGCTATCTCAGCTATGCGTCACTGTGTCACAAACAGTGCTATTCATCAGACTCCTGCTCTGAATGTCTCCAG ctacTTCATGGCTTTGCAGGAGAGGCATTGAGCAAGTctaacacagaagaaatttcCCTAGCTTTGAAAGCCCTTGGGAATGTAGGGCATCCAGCCAGCATCAAGCACATCAAGAAATTTTTGCCAGGATATGCAGCTGGTGCCTCAGATTTGCCACTCAAGGTCCATGCAACTGCTGTAATGGCCCTGAAAAACATAGGCATGAAAGATCCAAAAATg GTCCAGGCTATTACCCTTGAGATTTTCCTGAATCAAAAACTTCATCCTCGGATCCGAATGTTAGCTGCAGTGGTTTTGCTTGAAACCAAGCCAGGTCTTCCAATACTGATGACGTTAACCAATGCTGTCCTGAAGGAACCTAGCATGCAAGTGGCAAGTTTCATCTACTCTCACGTGAGGGCCCTGGGTAGGAGCACAGCTCCAGATCTTCAAGCAAT GGCTTCTGCCTGCAGAATGGCCATCAGAGCATTAAGTGCCAAATTTGACAGATCTGGATATCAGTTCAGCAAGGTTTTCCGGTTTAGTATGTTTAAAG AGATCCTTATGAGTGGACTGGCAGCTAAATATTTGGTATTGAATAATGCAGGCAGTTTAATTCCAACAATGGCAATGTCCCAGCTGCGGACACATTTCCTAGGGAGAGTTGCTGATCCCTTGGAG GTTGGAATAACAGTTGAAGGACTGCAGGAGATATTTGCTAAAGGTTACTCTCCTGACAGGGACTGGGAAACTGACTATGACTTCAAGGAAATCTTGAAAAAG CTCTCTGACTGGAAGGCATTCTCCAGTGACAAACCTTTTGCATCAGGCTACTTGAAGATGTTTGGCCAAGAGCTGTTTTTTGGTGGACTTGATAAAAATGCCATTCAAAATGCATTGCAG GCATGGTATGGACCTGAAAAAATCCCTTcaataaggaaaataatcagTAGCCTTCAAAGTGGTGTTGCAAGGCAGTGGACCAAGGCCTTACTGTCCTCTGAGATCCGTCGTATTGTGCCCACCTGCACTGGCTTTCCAACAGAGACAAGCTTCTATTACTCTTCCGTAACAAAAGTAGCAGGGAATG TTCAAGCACAGATTACACCTTCTCCAAAATCTGATTTCAGATTGACTGATTTACTAAACGCCAACATTAGGCTACGATCCAAAATGAGTATAag CATGGCTAAGGAGATGACCTTTGTGATGGGGATCAACACACACATAGTACAAGCAGGGCTGGaagcacacagcaaaataaatgctCATGTACCTGTGAATGTTGTTGCCACTGTccagatgaaggaaaaaaatatcaaaattgaAATTCCACCATGTAAAGATGAGACTAACATAATTACTCTAAG GTCTAAGACATTTGCTGTTACAAGAAATATTGGGGATTTGGATGCTAGTAAGATGACTCCAGTTCTTCTACCTGAAGCAGTGCCTGACATAATTAAGATGTCTTTTGATTCAGATTCTGCATCCATTGAGACTGATAACATCAGG GACAGGCAGTCTGAAGAAGATGCTTCACTGGGAATTTCCTTTGGACGCTCTTCTTCCCGAAAAGAGCCATTTGTTCAGTCCGTGTGCTCCAATGCAAGTACATTTGGGGTTCAAGTGTGCAttgaaaggaaaagcataaaTGCAGCATTTATAAAGAATGTGCCTCTTTATTACCTAGTTGGAGAGCATGCCCTTAGAATGAGCTTCAAGCCAG TTTACACAGAAGCACCTATTGAAAAACTACAAGTCACAATTCAAGCAGGAGACCAAGCTCCTACAAAAATGGTACGTTTAGTAACATTTGAAGATCCAGAGGAACAAGTACATTCCAGAAAAGAAGCACTTAAAAGAGTGAAGAAGATCCTTGATGATACTGATGACCAG GGGATAAGAAAACCCAGAAGCTCATCAtccagtgccagcagcaccagtggaAGTGATGAAAGTGCAGCAAGTAGCCCCTCCAGCAGCAACTCTGACAACAGAGCATCACAGGGAGCCACCCAGATaaatctgaaaagaagagagtccaaagaaaagaaattctaCCCTTTTGGGGacagtggtggcagcagcagcagtggtagcagcagcagcagcagtggtagcagcagcagtggcagcagcagcagtagcagcagcagcaaaagtagtagcagcaaaagcagtagtagtagcagcaaaAGTAGcagtagtagtggcagtagtagcagtagtagtagcagcagcagcaaaagtagcagtagtagtagcaaaagcagcagtagtagcaaaagcagcagtagtagcagcagcagcagcaaaagcagcagcagtagtagcagcagcaagagcagtagcagcaaaagcagtagcagtagtagcagcagcaagagcagcagtaacagcagcaaaagcccAAGTAGCAGTAGCAAGGGGAGccgcagcagcaggagcagcagcagcagaagcagtagtagcagcagcaaaagcagtagCAGTAGgagtagcagcagcagtagcaaaATATCTGGTATAAAGCCAAAGGCTAAGAAGCAGTCCAAAACCACACCATTTCCACTTGTCAGTGctcctgaagaagaaagaagtgtCCGTGAACAGAAGCGCAAAACACAGAGTAGCAGCAGAAGCaccagcagtggcagcagcagcagcagtgaaagcacTGGTGCTTTCCATCGCCATAGCAAATATGACAGACAAGCTGAGATGAAACATGTCAAGTCCCAGTTTAACAGTCACAGTACTGATGTTTCTACAGAATGG GAAAACCGCCTTCCGAAAGTATACCAGCTCCACTTCAGGTCTGCTAAAGTCCATTGG CATCCAGATCGTAAGATATCAAGCAGctcatcatcatcttcctctaAGTGGGGAAGCagacacagcaacagcagcagcagcagcagctaccaCCATGGAGAAAATACTGGCCACAGCTCAAAGAGGAAGTACACGAGCAGAAAAGACAGCAGCTACCACAGCCGAGGTTGCAGCCTGACACGCGAG TGCAACTTCCTGGGAGATGTAATTCCACCTGGCATTACGATTGTGGCACAGGCAGTAAGGAGTGACAACAGAAATCAAGGTTATCAAGCTACAGCATATGTTCGTTCTGATGCTGCCAAAGTTGATGTGCAACTAGTTGTGGTTCAGCTGGCTGAAACCAATTGGAAAGCATGTGCTGATGCTGTAATACTGCCTCTGAAAGCACAG GCGAGACTGAGATGGGGCAAGGAGTGCCGGGACTACAGGATAGCAGCCACAGCTACCACAGGCAAACTGGCAAGGAAGCCAGCTGTGCAGCTGAAGGTGCAATGGCGAAGTCTTCCATCATGGATAAAAAAGACAAGCTCGGC GTTCATGAAATACGTTCCTGGTGCAGCACTCGTGTTGGGCTTTTCAGAAGTACAGCAGAGAAATCCATCTCGTGAAGTTATAGTAAGGGCGGCTGCAACATCTCCACGCACAATTGATGCAGTAATTAAAGCTCCTGGG gtaACACTTTACTATCAGGCACTCCGAATGCCATTCACTCTGCCCTTAGGCCCATCTCCAACTTACGAAACTCGAGATATCACTGCCTGGAACTTATTCCCTGAAATAGCTTCACAAATAGCACAAGAAGATCaat cCACATGTGAAGTCAGAGAAGGAGATTTCAAAACATTCGACCATGTGAGCCATACATATACTTTCAATAAAAGCTGCAACCTGATAGTGGCCCAAGACTGTGCTGAGCGCCCAAAATTCATTATTACTATGAGAAATGTTGATCCTCAGTCTTTCTCAAGAGAGGTTCACATAAATACATCCTCGGC gaACATTGCAATTTATCCTGCTGCAAATTCATCTCTCCTCGTGGCATGCAATGAAGAACCAGTTCTATCACGCAGTGGAGTTTCCGAGTATGAAAAAT ACAATGTTAAAATTTCTAAAAATGAGACAACAGTTACCGTGGAAGCTCCAATACATGGGCTGAAGAAAGTGACTTTTGATGGTGTGATCCTTAAG GTTACTGTTGCTTCATGGATGAGAGGAAAGACCTGTGGAATCTGTGGAAATAATGACAGAGAAAAACACAACGAACTCCTAATGCCAAATCATAAGCTGGCACATAGCTGTTCTACATTTGTTCATTCATGGGTATTGCTAGAAGAATCCTGCTCTGGTG GGTGCAAGCTGCAGCGCAGTTATGTGAAGCTGAATCGAAATCCTACTATTGATGGAGAGGAATCTATGTGCTACTCTGTTGACCCAGTACTGAAATGTATGAAAGACTGTACTCCAATCAAACAAACTTCAGTTAAGGTTGGCTTCCACTGCTTCCCAAAAG ATACCGCTGTAAGCCTGCTGGAATGGCAGAGAAGCAGCGATAAGAAATTTGCATCTGAGGATGTTGTGGAGTCTGTGGATGCTGACATTGATTGTACCTGTACTGGCTCCTGTAGTTAA